One genomic window of Halorubrum hochsteinianum includes the following:
- the ubaA gene encoding SAMP-activating enzyme E1 — protein MSLSLDATQLDRYSRHVILDDVGPEGQKRLLDGRVLVVGAGGLGAPAIQYLAAAGVGTIGIVDDDVVERSNLQRQVIHGDGDVGRKKVDSAADFVADLNPDVDVERHETRLDASNARELIADHDVVVDCSDNFATRYVVNDAARIEGVPVSHGAIYKFEGQVTTLSPDGPCYRCLFPEPPEPGTVPDCASTGVLGVLPGTVGCLQATEAVKLLIGVGDPLVGRVLFYDAMDLSFETVPYARNPDCPVCGDDGIDALDGIDYAAGCRVDVA, from the coding sequence ATGAGCCTCTCTCTCGACGCGACCCAACTCGACCGCTACTCCAGACACGTCATCCTGGACGACGTCGGTCCCGAGGGACAGAAGCGGCTGCTCGACGGCCGCGTCCTCGTCGTGGGCGCGGGCGGGCTCGGCGCGCCCGCGATCCAGTACCTCGCGGCCGCCGGGGTCGGCACGATCGGGATCGTCGACGACGACGTCGTCGAGCGCTCGAACCTCCAGCGACAGGTGATCCACGGCGACGGCGACGTGGGGCGAAAGAAGGTGGACTCGGCCGCCGACTTCGTCGCCGACCTCAACCCCGATGTCGACGTGGAGAGACACGAGACCCGCCTCGACGCGAGCAACGCCCGCGAGCTGATCGCCGACCACGACGTGGTCGTCGACTGCTCGGACAACTTCGCCACCCGGTACGTGGTGAACGACGCCGCGCGGATCGAGGGGGTGCCCGTCTCCCACGGTGCCATCTACAAGTTCGAGGGGCAGGTGACGACGCTCTCGCCCGACGGCCCCTGCTACCGGTGTCTGTTCCCCGAGCCGCCGGAGCCGGGGACGGTGCCGGACTGCGCCAGCACCGGGGTCCTCGGGGTCCTCCCGGGGACCGTCGGCTGCCTCCAGGCGACGGAGGCGGTGAAGCTGCTCATCGGGGTGGGCGACCCGCTCGTCGGTCGGGTGCTGTTCTACGACGCGATGGACCTCTCGTTCGAGACGGTACCGTACGCGCGCAACCCGGACTGTCCGGTGTGCGGCGACGACGGCATCGACGCGCTCGACGGGATCGACTACGCGGCCGGCTGTCGGGTCGACGTCGCCTGA
- a CDS encoding 50S ribosomal protein L15e: protein MARSFYSHIKEAWRSPKEGKLAELQWQRKQEWRDEGAIERIERPTRLDKARELGYKAKQGVIVARVSVRKGGSRKQRFKAGRRSKRQGVNRVSRRKSIQRIAEERASRKYRNLRVLNSYWVGEDGSQKWHEVILVDPAHPAIENDEELNWICSDDHKGRAYRGLTSAGTKGRGQRKRGKGTEKTRPSVTSNDRQGK, encoded by the coding sequence ATGGCACGAAGCTTCTACTCGCACATCAAGGAGGCGTGGCGGTCCCCCAAGGAGGGGAAACTGGCTGAGCTGCAGTGGCAGCGCAAACAGGAGTGGCGCGACGAGGGCGCTATCGAGCGCATCGAGCGCCCAACTCGGCTGGACAAGGCCCGCGAACTGGGCTACAAGGCCAAGCAGGGCGTCATCGTCGCCCGCGTGAGCGTCCGCAAGGGCGGCTCGCGCAAGCAGCGCTTCAAGGCCGGCCGTCGCTCGAAGCGACAGGGCGTCAACCGCGTCTCGCGGCGCAAGTCGATCCAGCGCATCGCCGAGGAGCGCGCATCGCGGAAGTACCGCAACCTCCGCGTGCTCAACTCCTACTGGGTCGGTGAGGACGGCTCGCAGAAGTGGCACGAGGTCATCCTCGTGGACCCCGCCCACCCCGCGATCGAGAACGACGAGGAGCTGAACTGGATCTGCTCGGACGACCACAAGGGCCGCGCGTACCGCGGTCTCACCTCCGCCGGCACCAAGGGCCGCGGCCAGCGCAAGCGCGGCAAGGGCACCGAGAAGACGCGCCCGAGCGTCACCTCGAACGACCGGCAGGGCAAGTAA